Proteins encoded in a region of the Acomys russatus chromosome 14, mAcoRus1.1, whole genome shotgun sequence genome:
- the S1pr2 gene encoding sphingosine 1-phosphate receptor 2, translated as MGSLYSEYLNPEKVLEHYNYTKETLDMQETPSRKVASAFIIILCCTIVAENLLVLIAVARNSKFHSAMYLFLGNLAASDLLAGVAFMANTLFSGPVTLSLTPLQWFAREGSAFITLSASVFSLLAIAIERQVALAKVKLYGSDKSCRMLMLIGASWLISLILGGLPILGWNCLDHLEACSTVLPLYAKHYVLCVVTIFSVILLAIVALYVRIYFVVRSSHADVAASQTLALLKTVTIVLGVFIICWLPAFSILLLDSACPVRACPVLYKAHYFFAFATLNSLLNPVIYTWRSRDLRREVLRPLQCWRRGKGVTGHRGGNPGHRLLPLRSSSSLERGVHMPTSPTFLEGNTVV; from the coding sequence ATGGGCAGCTTATATTCAGAGTACCTCAATCCTGAGAAGGTTCTGGAACACTACAATTACACCAAGGAGACGCTGGACATGCAGGAGACCCCCTCCCGCAAAGTGGCCTCAGCCTTCATCATCATCCTGTGCTGCACCATAGTGGCGGAGAACCTTCTCGTGCTAATCGCAGTGGCAAGAAACAGCAAGTTCCACTCAGCAATGTACTTGTTCCTCGGCAACCTGGCAGCCTCCGACCTGTTGGCAGGTGTGGCCTTCATGGCCAACACCTTGTTCTCAGGGCCTGTTACTCTGTCACTAACTCCCTTGCAGTGGTTTGCCCGCGAGGGTTCAGCCTTCATAACcctctctgcctcagtcttcagcctcctggccatCGCCATAGAGAGACAAGTAGCACTCGCCAAGGTCAAGCTTTACGGCAGTGACAAAAGCTGTCGAATGTTGATGCTCATTGGGGCCTCGTGGCTGATCTCGCTGATTCTGGGTGGCTTGCCCATCCTAGGCTGGAACTGTCTGGACCACCTGGAGGCCTGCTCCACTGTCCTGCCCCTCTATGCCAAGCACTATGTGCTCTGCGTGGTCACCATCTTTTCTGTTATCTTACTGGCTATCGTAGCGCTGTACGTCCGAATCTACTTTGTGGTCCGCTCCAGCCATGCCGATGTCGCTGCTTCCCAGACTTTGGCCCTGCTCAAGACAGTCACCATCGTGCTGGGTGTTTTCATCATCTGCTGGCTGCCGGCTTTTAGCATCCTTCTCTTAGACTCTGCCTGTCCCGTCCGGGCCTGTCCTGTCCTCTACAAAGCCCATTATTTTTTTGCCTTTGCCACACTCAACTCACTGCTCAACCCTGTCATCTATACGTGGCGTAGCCGGGACCTTCGGAGGGAGGTGCTGAGGCCCCTGCAATGCTGGCGGCGGGGGAAGGGAGTGACAGGCCATAGAGGTGGGAACCCTGGTCACCGACTCCTGCCGCTCCGCAGCTCCAGCTCACTGGAGAGAGGCGTGCATATGCCTACGTCACCCACATTTCTGGAGGGCAACACAGTGGTTTGA